The genomic window GAAGAATGCCGGCAAGATCATCGTGGTGCCCGGCTATGGCATGGCGGTGGCCCAGGCCCAGCAGGTGGTGCGCGAAATGGCGGACCTGCTGAAGAAGGAGGGCGTGGAGGTCTCCTACGCCATCCACCCGGTCGCCGGCCGCATGCCCGGCCACATGAACGTGCTGCTGGCCGAGGCGAACGTGCCCTATGACGAGGTGCATGAGCTGGAGGAGATCAACCCCGAATTCGCCGAGGCCGACGTGGCCTATGTCATCGGGGCCAATGACGTGACCAACCCGGCCGCCAAGACCGACAAGTCCAGCGCCATCTACGGCATGCCCATCCTGGATGTGGAGCGCGCCAAGACGGTGTTCTTCGTGAAGCGCGGCATGGCCAGCGGCTATGCCGGTGTGGAGAACGAGCTGTTCTTCCGCCCGAACACCATGATGCTGTTCGGCGACGCGAAGAAGGTGACGCAGGAGATCGTGCAGGCTTTGCAGCGCTGAGGCGCTGCAAAGCTTTTTTGTGCCCTCAGACGCGTCGTGCCGAAGGCACGCCTCCGGCGTGACGCGGCGGCTCCGCCGCCTTGGCTTTCGCCGCGCCGCTGGAGCGCGGCCGGTACGGTCAGTTGGGCGGCGCCGGCCGCTGTGCGGCCGGATCCTTCATAGCCAGCTCTGAACGTCTTGGGGGCGCTCCTCTCTGGGGGCGCCCCTTTCCATTTCCGGCCTAACGCAAAAAGGGCGCCCACCCGAAGGTGGCGCCCTGTCCGCGTGCGATATCAGGCAGAAAGGGGAGCTTTAGAAGCCCTCGCGCTCCAGCCGCTTGCGCTCCACCTTGCGGGCGCGGCGAACGGCTTCGGCGGCCTCACGGGCGCGACGCTCGCTCGGCTTTTCGTAGTGGCGGCGAAGCTTCATCTCGCGGAACACACCCTCGCGCTGCAGCTTCTTCTTGAGCGCCTTGAGCGCTTGATCAACATTGTTGTCCCGGACGACGACTTGCACGCGGGCGAATCTCCTGTTGGCGCTCTGGCCGATCAACGTGGAAAAGGCCCGCGGGCAAGAACGCCCCGTGCCGTGCGAAGCAGATAACACAAGCACCCCCCTCGCGCAAACCCCTTTCCTGTGGCCAAACGGTGCCGACGGAGGTTCGCATGGCCATTCTCAAGATCGCCCGCATGGGCCACCCGGTGCTGCTGGGCGAGGCCGAGCCGGTGCCCGACCCCACCGCCCCCGAGATGCGCCGCCTGGTGCGCGACATGGCCGAGACGCTGGCCGATGCCGGCGGCGTGGGCCTGGCGGCACCGCAGGTGCATGTGCCGCTGCGCCTCTTCCTCTGGCGCGACGGGCCTGCGCTGAACGTGCTCTTCAACCCCGAGCTGACACCGCTGGACGACGCCATGGAGCTGGGCTGGGAGGGCTGCCTCTCCATCCCCGGCCTGCGCGGCCAGGTGCCGCGCTTCTCCCGTATCGGCTGGTCCGGGCAGGATGCCGAAGGAAATCACGTCACGGGCGAGGCGGAGGGCTTCGCCGCCCGTGTTCTTCAGCATGAGAATGACCATCTGAACGGCATCTTCTACCTGATGCGCATGGAGGACCTTTCGATGCTCGGCTTCACCGAGGAACTCGCCCGCGCGGCCGAAGCCGCGCGCGGAGATGCGCCATGACCGACGAGGCCCTGATCCTCGCCGCCATCGCCCAGGCCAACCACATCGGCTGGACGCGCGAGACGCTGCGCCGCGCCCTGGAGGACCAGGGCGAGCCCGCCGAGATGCTCGACAATGCCTTCCCCCGCGGCGTGGCGGGCGCGGTGGAGGCCTGGTGCGCGCTGGCCGACCGCCGCATGGAGGAGGAGGCCGCCGCCGAGGACATGACCGCGCTCCGCACCCCCCAGCGCATCCGCCGCGTCATCGAGCTGCGCCTGCGCGCGGCCGAGCCGGACCGCGAGGCGCTGCGCGCCGCCACCGCCCTGCTGGCCCTGCCCTGGAACCTCCCCGTGGCGCTGCGCTGCACGGCCAACACGGCGTCTTCCATCTGGTATGCGGCCGGCGACAGCTCGGCCGACTTCTCCTGGTACACGCGCCGCGCCACCGTCGCCGCGATTTACGCCGCCACCCTGGCCTATTGGCTGCGTCCCCAGGCGCCGGAGCTGGAAGAAGTGCTTGAATTCCTTGATCGGCGCCTTTCGGAGCTACCCAAACCCAAGGCAAAACAACAACATGCATGAAGAGGCTTCGCGCGGGGATGAGTTCCCTGTAAAGCTTCAGCGGGATGCCGAGTCGCGTGCCCAAAGGGCGGCTTCAAGGCAGGGGATCTTTCTTTCGGGGGATAGCGCCATGGCGCGCAAATTCATGCTGTTGGGCGGCATCGCGGCCGCCATGGCGGTGCCGAGCCTGGCACTCGCAACCTGCCTTCGGCCGGCGGAAAGGACCGCCTTCGACATCCGCGCGCTGCAAAGCCAGCTGATGGTCGTGGCGCTGTCCTGCCAGCAGCACGACAGCTACAACGCCTTCGTGACGCGCTTCCGCAGCCAGCTGGGCGAGGCGCATCGCGGGGTCACGGGCTACTACCAGCGCGCCTCGGGCCGTCAGGCGCAGCGCGAGATGGACCAGTACATCACGAACCTGGCCAACAACCAGATGCAGGTCGGCATCACCCAGGGCTCGCATTTCTGCCAGAACCAGCTGCCGCTGTTCCAGCAGGCGATGGGGGCCTCCTCGCTCGCGGACCTCGCGGCCATCACGCAGCGGGCCAGCATTCCGCAGCCCATCACCACCGACAACTGCCCTGTGCCGCCGGCGCGGCAGCAGCGGGCCAGCGCGACGCGCTGAGCAGGGCTTGTTCCTGAGGGGCATTTCGCCCCACGACATGAAGGCGGTCCTCACGGGCCGCCTTTTTTTGTGCGCCTGCGGCAAGGGCGGCCTGCAAACGAAAAGGGGCGCCTTTCGGCGCCCCTTCCCAAGTCCAGCCTTGGAATTCCCTGCGATTAGCGCAGGACGATTTCCACGCGGCGGTTCTGCGGCTCGCGCACGCCCTGGGCGGTCGGGACAAGCGGACGATCGAAGCCGAAGCCCTGGATCGTGATCTCGTTCCGGTTGATGCCACGGCGCACCAGCTCGGCGGCCACCGCCTCGGCGCGACGCACCGACAGACGCTGGTTGTAGGCGGCGGCACCGGTGCGGTCCGCGTGGCCCGAGACCTCGATGCGGGTCGAGGACACGGTGCGGGCGTTGGTGGCGGCCTCCGCGATGATCTGGCGGGCGCGGTCGGTCAGGTCGGCACGATCCCAGTCGAAGAACACCAGGAAGGTGCGGGCCGGGGCCGGGGCCGGGGCGGGCGCCGGAGCCACGACCGGCGCGGGCGCCGGCGTGTTGAAGGCGTAGCGCAGACCAACGAGCACCGAGTGGTTGTAGTTCTCGGAGCGGAAGGTGCTGCGGCTCGTCGTCACGCCCGCGTTGTTCACGGTGGCGTAGGTCAGCGACGGCGCCAGCGTGCCCATGAAGCGGTATTCGGTGGTCAGCGCCAGGCCGGGCAGCAGGGCGTCGAGGCCGACAGCGGCACCCACGATCGCCTGGTAGGCGAAGCGGCCGTCACGGTCGTTCGAACGCAGCGAGCCGCCGGGGAAGTTGGCGCGGATGCTGCTGTTGTCGGTCCACTGGTAACCGGCACCAACACCCACATACGGGGTGATGTTGAAGCCACCGAAGTCCATGCCCAGCGGGATGTCGTAGAAGGCATTGCCCATCACGCCATACTGGTAGCGGTTGCCCGACACGCTGCCGGCGCGCACCGCGTTGATCGCGTAGCGGTGCGGCTCGTTCCAGCGGAAGCTGCCCTCGATCTCGGCACGGATGCCGTTGCCGAAGCCCCAGCCGACGCTGCCGACCGCGACCACGCCGATGTTGTCCGAGTTGGACACGCGGACGCCGGGCGCCACCGCCGAGGAACGACCCTCGAGGAAGTTCGCGCCAACGCCGGCACCCACATAGAGGCCGGTGACCGGCATGGTCTGGGCCTGGGCGGCGGCCACGGGCAGCGACAGCACGGTCGCCGCGAGAAGGGCCTTCTTGAAGCTCATCTTTGCTTCTCCTTGAAACACGCTTGTTATCCGGTCGCGGCGTGAGAGACCCATGACGAGCACCACCATCCCGCTGCGTAGTATGACAATAACACCGGGCATCGGTTAGTTGTAGCACCCTGTCGGGCATTTCGCGCACATGTGGCAGAAACACCACAGTCATCATGGCGCCCAGGCAACAGGTGGTTCATCTACCAGCCACCCGGCCGCCAGCTCTTTTCGAAGGAAGATATTTTCCCCAACGGAAGCAACAGGTTGGCGTGGCCGAGCTTACGTCCCGCCCGCGCCTCCTCCTTGCCGTACCAATGGGCCACCACCTGCGGTGCGGCGACCATCTCCGGCCAGGCGGCCAGCCCCTCGGGGCCGACCAGGTTCCGCATCACCGAATCGGCGTGCCGGGTTGCAGGGCCCAGGGGCAGCCCAACCACCGCGCGAACATGCTGCTCGAACTGCCCGCACAGGCAGGCATCCATCGTCCAATGGCCGGAATTGTGCGGTCGCGGCGCGATTTCATTCCCCAGCAGGGTTCCATCGGCCAGCAGGAACATCTCCAGCGCCACGATTCCCACGAGGTCCAGCGACTCGGACACGCGGCGCACATTCTCCCGCGCCGCCGCCGCCGTGGCGTCCGTCACCCGCGCGGGGGCGAAGGACAGGTCCAGGATGTGGTGGCGGTGATGGTTCTCCACCGCGTCATAGACCACGACCGACCCATCCGCCCCCGCGCCGCGATGGCCGAGACCTCGCCCGCGAAGGGCACGAAGGCCTCCAGGATCAGCGGCTTGGGCTCCAGCCGCGCATAGGCGGGGGCGATGTCCTCCGGCGTGCGGAGCACCGCCTGGCCGCGCCCGTCATAGCCCATGCGCGTGGTCTTGAGCACGGCGGGCAGGCCGATGCGCGCCACGGCTGCGTGCAGCTCGGCCTCGCTGCCCACCTCGGCCCAGGGGGCGACGGGCACGCCGGCCTCGGTCAGGAAGCGCTTCTCCCGCACCCGGTCCTGGCCGATGGCCAGCACGCCCAGGCCGGGGCGGCAGGGCACCCTGCCCTCCAGCGCGGCCAAAGTCGCAGCGGGCACGTTCTCGAATTCGAAGGTGACGACATCCACCTCGGCGGCGAAGCGGTGCAGCGCCGCCACATCTTCATAAGGAGCCACCGTGCGGGCGGCGGCCACCTGCATGCCGGGCGAATCGGAATCCGGCGCATAGACATGGGCGCGGTAGCCCAGGCGCGCCGCGGCCATGGCGCTCATCCGCCCCAACTGCCCGCCGCCCAATATGCCGATGGTCGAGCCCGGCGGGAGCGGTTCAGGCCGGGTCATGCGGCACGCCCTCGGTCTGGGCCGCGCGCCAGGCGGAAAGCCGCGCCGCCAGCGCCGGATCGGACAGCGCCAGGATGGACGCCGCCAGCAGCCCCGCATTGATGGCACCCGCCCGGCCGATGGCCAGCGTTCCCACCGGAATGCCACCCGGCATCTGCACGATGGAGAGCAGCGAATCCATGCCCTTCAGCGCATGGGATTCCACCGGCACGCCCAGCACAGGCAGCGCCGTCATGCTGGCCGCCATGCCGGGCAGATGCGCCGCCCCGCCCGCGCCCGCGATGATGACCTTGAGCCCCCGCCCCGCCGCGCCGCGCGCATAGTCGAACAGGCGCTCGGGCGTGCGGTGGGCCGAGACCACCCGCGTCTCGTGCGGCACGCCGAGCGCGGTGAGCGTCTCGGCGGCGTGGCGCATCGTCTCCCAGTCGGAGCGGCTGCCCATGATGACGCCCACCAGGGGCGCGATGTCGTTGGTCACGCGATGATATCCGGCACCAATTGGCTCTCCAGCCAGGCGATTTCGTCCTTCAGCTTCAGCTTGCGCTTCTTGAGGCGCACGAGCTGGAGCTGGTCGCCGATGCTGCCATCCAGCCGTGCGATCACCGTGTCCAGGTCCCGGTGTTCGCTGCGGAGTTCATGCAGGCGGCGCAGCAGGGCTTCGCGGTCTTCGAGCATCACGTCCTGAGGCCACCCCTGGTTTCAACCGGGCCCGTTAACGCAAAAAACATCGCGCCGTGGGCAGGCTTCGGGATAGCATGCCAGGGCGGCGGTGCAACAGCAGCACTGGCCTGCACCCGGGCCGCATGGACGGTTCCGCCATGCGGCATTTCCCGCCTCCGGCCCCGCCGGCGGCGCCCCGGGAAGGAGCCCACGGATGGAAGAGGATACGCGATGATCCATGCCCCGAGGCTGAATGCCCTGGAGACCCGTCACGCCAACCTTGAGCAACGTATCGCGCAGGAAGGTGCCCGCCCGCGCCCGGATGACGGGGCACTGGCCCGTCTGAAGCGGGAAAAGCTGCAACTCAAGGAAGAAATGGAGCGTCTGCGCCGCATGAACTAGCGGCGCTGGGCTCTACTCCGCGTCGCTGGCCACCGGCAGCGGCGCGGGGACCGCCTTGCCTTCGGCCTTCAGCCGCTCCTGCGCGGCCGTCACCGCCACGTTCAGCGCGCTCTGCGTGCACAGCCCCAGGATCACGGGGTCGCGTGCCTTGATGTTCGGGCTGTTCCAGTGCGTCTTGTCCCGCACCTTCTCGATGGTTTCCTTGGTGGTGCCCAGCAGCTTGGCCACCTGCGCGATGGACAACTCCGGATGGTTCCGCAGCAGCCAGGCGATGCCGTCCGGGCGATCATTGCGCTTGGCCACCGGGGTATAGCGCCCGCCCTTGCCCCGCGCCTTCGACTGCGGCACGGCGTTCGGCGCCAAGGAAAGCCGCGCGGAGGTATCGGCCTCGCAGCGCGCGATATCCTCGCGGGAGACCTGCCCATTCGCCACGGGGTCATAGCCGATGATGCCCTGCGCCACCTCGCCATCCGCGATGGCCTGCACCTCCAGCGGGTGCATCTGCACGAAATCCGCGATCTGCTCGAAGGAGAGGGAGGTCTTCTCGATCAGCCACACGGCGGTGGCCTTGGGCATGAGGGGTTGGGCCATGGGTCATCCGTCAGGTCGGCGCCCGGAAAAGGACACCATCAGAATTGCTGCGCGCGCCGCGGGGCACGCACCCGAAGCAAGCACACGGGGGGGCACGCGGCCGACTGTGAGAAGCCCTATAGTGGCAGGCCCGCATGGGGCCAAGCCCTGAAACGAAAGCCCGTCGCCATGCTCGATGAAGATGCGCCCTCGAAACCACAAAAACACTTCGTCCCGGCGGCGCTGGCCGAATGGTCGGAAGCGGATCTGCGCCACTACATCACGCAGTTGCAGGCCGAGATCACGCGCGCCGAACAGGCCATCGCGGCCCGCGCCTCCCAGCGGCAGGCGGCGGAGGCCTTCTTTCGACGCGGGACATGAAAAAGGCCGGGGGTCGCCCCCCGGCCCGGTCACCTCAGGCCTCAGGCGGCCTGCTGTTCCAGCACCGGCCGCGCCGCCGGGGCCGCCGCCTCGATGGCGATGCGGCGGGGCTTCAGCGCCTCCGGCACCTCGCGCTTCAGCGCCACATGCAGCAGGCCGTTCTCCAGCCGCGCGCCCTGGACCACGAGGTGGTCGGCCAGGACGAAGCGGCGCTCGAAGGCGCGGCCGGCGATGCCGCGATGGATGTAGCGGCGCTCACCCGGCTGCTCGGCCGCCTTGCCGCTGATGTGCAGCGTGTCCTCGCGCAGCACCACCTCGATGTCCTCGGGGCCGAAGCCGGCCACGGCCATGGTCAGCACATAGCTGTCATCGCCGGTCATCTCGATGTTGTAGGGCGGGTAGGCCTGGGCCTCGGGCTGGAGGCGCGCGCCGTCCAGCATGCGGGCGAAGCGGTCGAAGCCGATCGCGGTGCGGAGAAGGGGGGAAAAATCAACAGCGTTCATCGCTGAACCTCCTGCGAAAGCAAGGTCCGTGTTTGGCGGCCATCCGTGGCGCCCCACCAGGGCGGCGCCGCTTCCGGTCCACGCCGGGGCCCATCAGGCACCCCGGCAACGCAGGAGGTATTTTTCCGTGCTCCCCGTTTCAAGGGGGGGCGCGCGGCGGGTCTTACTTCTTCTTGCCCATGCCGATGCCGGCGAACTTCTTGTTGAACTTCGCCACCTGGCCGCCGGTGTCCATGATGCGCTGCACGCCGGTCCAGGCCGGGTGGCTCTTGGGGTCGATGTCGAGGCGCAGCGTGTCGCCCGGCTTGCCCGCGCAGGTCCGGGTCGTGAAGGTCGTGCCGTCGGTC from Roseococcus microcysteis includes these protein-coding regions:
- the rpsU gene encoding 30S ribosomal protein S21, yielding MQVVVRDNNVDQALKALKKKLQREGVFREMKLRRHYEKPSERRAREAAEAVRRARKVERKRLEREGF
- the def gene encoding peptide deformylase is translated as MAILKIARMGHPVLLGEAEPVPDPTAPEMRRLVRDMAETLADAGGVGLAAPQVHVPLRLFLWRDGPALNVLFNPELTPLDDAMELGWEGCLSIPGLRGQVPRFSRIGWSGQDAEGNHVTGEAEGFAARVLQHENDHLNGIFYLMRMEDLSMLGFTEELARAAEAARGDAP
- a CDS encoding COQ9 family protein, producing MTDEALILAAIAQANHIGWTRETLRRALEDQGEPAEMLDNAFPRGVAGAVEAWCALADRRMEEEAAAEDMTALRTPQRIRRVIELRLRAAEPDREALRAATALLALPWNLPVALRCTANTASSIWYAAGDSSADFSWYTRRATVAAIYAATLAYWLRPQAPELEEVLEFLDRRLSELPKPKAKQQHA
- a CDS encoding OmpA family protein, whose amino-acid sequence is MSFKKALLAATVLSLPVAAAQAQTMPVTGLYVGAGVGANFLEGRSSAVAPGVRVSNSDNIGVVAVGSVGWGFGNGIRAEIEGSFRWNEPHRYAINAVRAGSVSGNRYQYGVMGNAFYDIPLGMDFGGFNITPYVGVGAGYQWTDNSSIRANFPGGSLRSNDRDGRFAYQAIVGAAVGLDALLPGLALTTEYRFMGTLAPSLTYATVNNAGVTTSRSTFRSENYNHSVLVGLRYAFNTPAPAPVVAPAPAPAPAPARTFLVFFDWDRADLTDRARQIIAEAATNARTVSSTRIEVSGHADRTGAAAYNQRLSVRRAEAVAAELVRRGINRNEITIQGFGFDRPLVPTAQGVREPQNRRVEIVLR
- the purE gene encoding 5-(carboxyamino)imidazole ribonucleotide mutase, with the translated sequence MGSRSDWETMRHAAETLTALGVPHETRVVSAHRTPERLFDYARGAAGRGLKVIIAGAGGAAHLPGMAASMTALPVLGVPVESHALKGMDSLLSIVQMPGGIPVGTLAIGRAGAINAGLLAASILALSDPALAARLSAWRAAQTEGVPHDPA
- a CDS encoding YdcH family protein — translated: MLEDREALLRRLHELRSEHRDLDTVIARLDGSIGDQLQLVRLKKRKLKLKDEIAWLESQLVPDIIA
- a CDS encoding YdcH family protein, which gives rise to MIHAPRLNALETRHANLEQRIAQEGARPRPDDGALARLKREKLQLKEEMERLRRMN
- a CDS encoding DUF1013 domain-containing protein; this translates as MAQPLMPKATAVWLIEKTSLSFEQIADFVQMHPLEVQAIADGEVAQGIIGYDPVANGQVSREDIARCEADTSARLSLAPNAVPQSKARGKGGRYTPVAKRNDRPDGIAWLLRNHPELSIAQVAKLLGTTKETIEKVRDKTHWNSPNIKARDPVILGLCTQSALNVAVTAAQERLKAEGKAVPAPLPVASDAE
- a CDS encoding DUF1192 domain-containing protein; translated protein: MLDEDAPSKPQKHFVPAALAEWSEADLRHYITQLQAEITRAEQAIAARASQRQAAEAFFRRGT
- a CDS encoding Hsp20 family protein — protein: MNAVDFSPLLRTAIGFDRFARMLDGARLQPEAQAYPPYNIEMTGDDSYVLTMAVAGFGPEDIEVVLREDTLHISGKAAEQPGERRYIHRGIAGRAFERRFVLADHLVVQGARLENGLLHVALKREVPEALKPRRIAIEAAAPAARPVLEQQAA
- the rpmE gene encoding 50S ribosomal protein L31, whose amino-acid sequence is MKSDTHPAYHELNVIMTDGTTFTTRTCAGKPGDTLRLDIDPKSHPAWTGVQRIMDTGGQVAKFNKKFAGIGMGKKK